A window of Rutidosis leptorrhynchoides isolate AG116_Rl617_1_P2 unplaced genomic scaffold, CSIRO_AGI_Rlap_v1 contig119, whole genome shotgun sequence genomic DNA:
GTAACAATGAACCACAAACAACCCAAATCAGACGGCTGACTGTCCAAACAAAGGGAATGCAGCAACAAATCTATCCAGGATAGACTATGCAGAATCATCCAAACAAGGACTGGAAAACAGCCAGACCTCCGTACTAGCAAGCTATGCTACTCGGAGAAGCAGATATAGTGAACTAAACAAAAATCAAACAGAAAATACAATATAAACTATACTATACCTATCTGTTTTTGCATTTTCCCCAACTATATacgattttgtttttgtttttcaaTCAGTATAACCAAACAACTAACTATATTGAAGAAAGAGGATTTGAAACCTTCTGCACAAGGAGATGAAGCAGTCAACACGATCGATGAACGATCAGCAGTATGAAGTCAAAGCTAAACTCATTGATGTGAGGATATATGATCGTGACAGTACGATGTCGGCGTGGAGGATCATCGGAAAATTGCATCAGAGATGTCACAGAGATTAATGCAAATCGCAGAGATAGAAAATAGCTATTGTCGAGCTTGTCGTAGAATATCGGAAGGTCGATTTCATTGAAATCGCAGTGGATGCAAATCGAAAATTCAGGTTGATCATCGGAGATGCGGATGCAATTGCTAGTGTATAAGGAGTCCTTAATAGCTTCTAGCCTTATAATCGGCTCATGACAGCATCTATCTTTTCTTGGAAAAGTTGTAAAATCTAACTCTGCAATCGAAAATCCAGAGAAGAATGCAAAAACAGAGGATTTTGGACGAATTTACAAAATGGTCCCTGAACTTTGAAAACATTGCATTCTGGTCCTTACAAGAAACCAGAACTACAAAGATCTTTCATGAACAAGAGTTTAGGCCTTTTTAGGGTTGATGGTGTAGGTGTAGTGACACGAAAATAACATAAAACTAAGGAAGAACatgatactccctccgtccctaattAACTGTCACCTTTTCTATGTAAATTACATAGGAAATGTGACACTTGATTAGGGACGGAGTTAGTATTTAACCAAGGCATTGAAAGAAAATGAGAGAAGAACTTTAAGAACTACATTTTTACTTATAATCTTCTTCAACACACTATTATTCCATATATTTGAGTACATAGAGAAGAGGGTCTTTTATAGTCAAGATAAAGTGCAACTTGTACAAGAAGTTGTACACAATATCCAATGTTGTTATAACAAAACTTCTCCTTATGACAAAATCAAATTACAAACCTTCCAACAATTTTACCTTCATAATTTTAATCATAAAAGCATACTTCCAACATTTTTTGTCCCATTTTTTTCTTGAACTTGAGAGCAGATGAAGTAAATCGAGCAGGGTCGATGTGTTCTCGCTTAAACGAGCTGATTGTTGCTTTTTGTTGTTTGGCCATCACCTTGAGCTTCAAAGCTTGGGTACGTAGTATTGAGTGATCTAGAAGGAAGTAATCTGTGGAGGAAATGAGAGAGATTCAATATTTTCTgagaaaccatatatatatagtactagtcTTCTTCGTACTAGTCTCCTCAAACTAAATAATTAATTCAGCAAAAATCAGAGATAATACGCGAACGCTCTAGAGATAATATTATTAGGTTCTAATCTGTTCATTGTCTATTCCTTTTGTTTCTTACCTTGTCGCTTATTATCACAGTTGAAATTGTTAAATCGCCAAATTAAGGTCCTATTTGCTCTTGTCAGCGAAAACATGACATTGCAACAATCAGAAAGAAGACGAGGAGATTTACGTGGTTCGGTCAATCTGACCTACATCCACGGATAGCAATTCTTTTCTGTTATGGAAATAAAGAGAGGAAATACAAAAAAGCAATCTCTGTTCTGCAAATCCTATTCCTATACTAATAGAGAACGAACACGGAAAAAAGCTTGAAACATCAGTTACATTTGAAAAACAACCCAACTTAATTTACATATATAGCTAGTATGTCCATGATGACGACGTGGCAGAGGAACTGTTGGTGACAACTTGACCTGCAAAAAAAGGAATAAGAAAGGTTGGATAAGAGGCTTAATACAACCAAAAACATTAATAGAAGAGATAAATAGATAGCTTAATTAATCAAGTAAACTAACCTTCAAGGCTTGCAAAATATCTCTCGTCTTGTTCATGGATGTATGAGGAAACAAGATGGAACAACCAGTACACATCCAGAAAAAAACCTTCAAAAAAGAACACGAAACAAAAAACTGTTTTATAAGAATATCTTAATGAACACAAACTGCTTAAAAGTTTGCTACCATCATTAGATTCATATGCTATTAACTTAAACTATGCTCTGGTAACCAAAGTAAGCTCAAAGTTGGCAAAAGGGAAATATAAGACTAGGCATGTTAGTATTGAAATGAATCTGTGTCAATTAACGTTGCTTCAGCAGAACAAAACCATGAATAAGAAGAGATGAAAACAAGTTTTTGACATGACAATTTCGAGCCAATAATGTGACCACCCAATGCCATGGAAGCATTATTGCTAACTTTATGCATAGTCAGTTCCATGACAATTTTAGTATTTCTCATTCAGTCAAACACTTCAAGCTCAACATTAATAACAATTAACCATGTGGTGCGtaatgtagaatatatatatatatatatcctaaccTTGATCAAGGCTTGCAAATTAAGTATCTCTGATTTATATGTACTTGCCATGAATAAGAAGTATCTCTTGTCTTGTTGATGGAATGAGTAGATCGGATTTATTCATCATCTGACACAGGGTCATCCATAAACGTACTTCCCATCAATACAAACAACAGGTATGTCAGCAATCTTGCATCAGTCTTATCTACTACCGGTGCTCCATCTTCTGCGACAGGAACATCCTCTGAACCTACAAATAAATGCTATCAAAACATCACCATACTAATAAAGGTTTGAAATCATCATTTACTGCTCCAAACCAGAGTGTTACCATACCTTTAGCTCTTTGATATTTCCAATGATCAGGACCTGCCCAAGCATTTTTCTATGGTTGTTTAACAATAGGCCCTTAGCTCCACCTTCATCGAAGTGTTTGGATGTCTGATGATACAGCGGATCCACTACGAAGCAGCTGTAAAACAACAGAAGTGCTATCACGCCCTTTACTAAAATAAACTCATTAAAATGAAGATTGCATGATTTCTTCCCATGTTCTAAACTTACCCTCTTTTTTTCATCCAACTTTTGGAATTGATTGAGCCCAGTAGCTTTGGTTGCCGCAAATCTCCGCTCTAATGTCTCCATAGTGCCCTTTCTCAGCGCTTGGGCAGGCGTATCAGCAGCCAtactgaaaaaaaaattaaaaaaaaaaaatcaggtagAGCACAAGATCATAGCTACTGATTGATTTGAGTATAACCGTATTAAAGCATGAGAAACAAACAAACTAGCTGAGAATCTTATACGCAGAAAAACTAAACAACCTAATACATGATTAATTAATCAATTACTCAATAATGTGACCACCCAATGCCATCGAAGCATTATTGCTAACTTTAAATTTTAGTAGTATTTCTCATTCGGACAAAACGTCGAACACTTGAAGCTCAACATTAGATATCAATGGGTTTCTCGTAAAAATAAAAGCTCACACGCCCACTCTTCTTGTGTAGAAAATTAATAGAAGAGATAAATAACAATTAAGCATGTCGTGCGTAATGaagaaaatagatatatatatatatatattacgcttAATTAATCAAGTAAACTAACCTTCAAATTAAGTATCTCTTGTCTTGTTCATTGGAATGAGCAGGTGGCGCGATTTATTCATCTTCTGATGCAGAGTCACTCTCATATATGTACTTGTAATCAATCTCAACTTCAGGGATGTCAGCAATCTTGCGCCAGTCTTTGCCTTTATCCCTTTTGCACCTCTCCTTAAGCAACGGACAACCAATGATATCTAGACACTCAAGTGAAGGAGGCAGGCCCTCCTTTGGTAGGGATTTGAGCTTTGGACATCTCCAGATACGCAAAGTTTCAAGAGAGGTGAGGTTGTGAAAGTTATTGAAGGAGGATGACGACATGTATTTCAGATTTTcacaaaaatatatttttaattcgATAAGTCGGATGGGTAGATTTGGTAAGGATACTATGTTTAGACATCTCCAGATTTCCAATTGGGTGAGGGAGATGGGAAGATTCAGTAAGGATGTGAGGCAGATTTGATATATTTTTAATCGAGTAAGAGAGTGGGGCAGATTTGATAAAGACATGAGCTTTGGACAATTATAGACTTCTAATTGGGTGAGAGAGTGGGGTAGATTTGATAAGGATGTGAGGTTTGGACAACCAACGATTACAAATTCCTTAAGAGAGATGGGCAGGTTATTGACAGGTATCTCTTCCATGTCTGAACGATAAATGTAGAGAGATGTAAGATTGGGGAGTGTATGTAAGCCTTCCCATTCCAATAATCTCCTACAATTATTGTCGTCACCCCCAATACTCAAACTCGTAAGGGAAGTGATACCTATCAAAGATGGGGCCGCCAGTTTATCACACCAACAGATGGAGAGCTCTTTCAGCTTATTGCTTTTGGGCAAACCCCCCTGAGGGAAACACAACAAATTCGGACAATATTCAATGCTGATTTTCTCGAGATTGCCGAGTGTGTGCATATCATCTGGAAGCCTTTGCAAATTATCACACTGACGAATAACAATTGACTCAAGCTTTGTGCTCTCCATAAATGTCTCCGCCACAAACTCAAGACCTTTACATTGGTAAATATCAAGATTTGTAAGTGAAGAAGGTAAAGTTGTCTTGGTTACACATTCTAGCTTCCCACAGTAGGATActttcaaatatgtaattgaatcaGGCAGCATTCCTGTTGATGACAAGAGATTCACAATCCGAAACAGACAACTTCTTCTCTATTGTAGTTGACGAGCCTCCCAAGTTATAACACTCTTCATCTATCAAAGCTTCCAAATTTGTGCACCCTTGAATATTTATTGTTTCAAGTACAGGTAACGAGAAAACTGCACTTGGAAGAGGAGATACAAGACTCGAGCATCCTTTAATTTCGAAACTTATAAGGTGTGTCATGCTATACAAGGTTATTGGAAACCTCTGTAGCCTACTACAATTATACAATATCAAATATCCAGTTGATTTCCATTTGGATGGGATCATGCTCTTAGGAACATTACCATGTATCTGAAGGTGTGTGGCTTGTGTGAGATCCATTGAACTCCTGCTGGCAATCTCTTCACAACCATCAATTTCTAACATGCACGACTCTGGAAAGTATACATTCAAAACGTTCAACTTTTCACATCTACGGACTTCAAGTTTCTTCAATGACGTAAAGTGGTTTGGTAAATTGCCTAACAGTTTTGGGCATTTCACAATTGAAAATTCACACAAGCGAGAAAACCATTCCACTTGCTTATTGACTTCAAAAACATTCCAATTTTCCCACTCTGGCATATCATGGAAAGACAATGACTGCAATGAAAGAAAGACCTTTGAATTAGTAGTACCAGAAAATTCAGCTCCCACGCTTTTTACTCCATCCATTCCTCTGATTTCTAAGACTTTGAGGGAAGGAAGTTGGCCGACTGATGGCAAATATGTACATCGTTTGCAATTCTCTAGCTTTAGGATCTTCATATTAGAGAAGGAAGGATCTCCTAACCATGTTGGGAATGCATCACCACCGTAACGTCCGATTATGAGCTCTTTAAGATTTTTGTGAGGTTGTAGCATGTTGAACACGCATTTTTCAGTCTCTGCGCTTCTAAAATCGTCAATATTGCGATCCCATCTCAACTCCAGAACCTCCAAGTGCTCTTTCTCATTCAGAATTGAATTATTAGCATCACCAACGTTTTCTAACTTTGATATATGCAGTGTACCACGTAAATCCTTCAAGTTCATCAATTCATTTACTCCACTACACCGACCACCTTTCCCTACAATGAAATTAGACAACACTTGCAGAGATTTCAATTCTCCCAATCCAGGTGGCATTTCTTCCAGCGAGTTAGCATTAGTGATGTCAAGATAACATAAACTGATCAAGTTCTCCATTTTTGAAGGCAATGTTTTAAGATTGTAGCAATCTCTCAGCGATAAAATCAACAAATTGTATAATGAACAAGTCGACTCGGGTAAACATCGAATGTAAGTGCTCGAAAGATCAAGATACCTTAAATATTTCAAATTTCCAATTGAATCAGGGAGCTCGGTGATATAGTAACCACTTAAAGACAATGTCCTCAACCTTTTGAACTGAGGAATTTGATGGAGAACACTGTTAGCCAAAAAGCCGTCATTGCTTCGTAAAGGTAGAAACGTCCTTAAATGTTTTGCTTTACGAATTCCTTCAAACCTCTTTGAGATATCACTTCCGCATGAGATATAAGACAAGTGACGTGCCCTTTTAATTCCTCcttgattctcatcaatctttgaGACATCATCCAAAAGAAAATGTATGCCTCCGTCGACCTTTTGTGCTAGTTCATGTACGAGGTCGTGCATGATAAATTTGAAATTTTTCTCACTGGATGTTTGAAAAAGTGACCTCGAGACTAGTTCACGGAAACACATGCAGCCCGCTTCAATCACTTTCTTGTTACCTTCTTCAATGAGACCTTCTGCCATCCATAAAAGCACCAACTCTTCCTCGGTAAACTCATAATCTTGAGGAAAAACAGCACAATAACTAAAGCATTTCTTTAGTTTTCGAGGAAGGTAGTGATAGCTCAATCTTAAAACTTCGCGAACATCTCCATGCATGTTCCATATCTGGCTGTTTAATATCTCTCCCCAATCTTCTGGTGCTTTGCTGCATAGGAGACCTCCAAGGATTCTTGCTGCCAAGGGCAAACCATCACAACTAGAAACAACCTTTTCATGTATTGATTCCAGATTGATATGTACACCAACGTCTCTTTTATTAAATGCATGGGTTTTAAAAAGCTTCCAACAATCCTCATCTGACAAAAGCTTTAATTTATAAGGCTGAATAGTACCCATCATTTTTGCAACTTCTAGTTGGCGCGTTGTAACAATAATTTTACTTCCAGGGCCACCAACTATGAACAAAGACTTTAAAGGTAGCCACTTCTCTTGGCTGAAAGTATGCTCCCATATATCATCAAGAACGATCAAAAACCTTTTTCCCGTTAAAACCCCTTCCAGTCTTGCTTTAACTGATTGCAACTCTTTCAACTCACAAGGTTGAGAAGTGAGATCTTCTAAGAGTGCTTTCATTACTCTAATGATATTGAAATCATTAGAGACACAGACCCATGCTTTTGTTTGAAAGGCCTGAGACACAACATGATCCCCGTAGACATGTTGGGCAAGAGTCGTCTTTCCGGCACCTCCCATAGCAACGATTGGTATCACGTCACAATTCCCATTATCTTTGAGCAACATTTCAACAATATTCTTTTTATCATCATCTCTCCCATAAACAGCAACTTCGATCGGTGAAGACGTAGTTGGTATTGATTGCCATGTATAACTGGATCCAGAGGCTCCTCCATCCCTTCCCACCAAACAAAGTTGGTCTTTCCTCTTCGAGATAGCTTCTAGTCGACTCATGATAGCATCTATTTTGGATCCAATCTTGATCTTGAACTTGAGAGCAGATGGAGTAAATCGAGCAGGGGCGAGGTTTGCACACTTAGTTGAGAGGTTGGA
This region includes:
- the LOC139881151 gene encoding putative disease resistance RPP13-like protein 1, coding for MVGGEIFLSAFLQVLFERLTPRVGDLWKLARRDGLEKKLEALVKLFRTVEAVLADAEEKMFSQHAVKIWLDDLRELAYDAEDVLDEFSTESLRLKVKAKQQAASNLSTKCANLAPARFTPSALKFKIKIGSKIDAIMSRLEAISKRKDQLCLVGRDGGASGSSYTWQSIPTTSSPIEVAVYGRDDDKKNIVEMLLKDNGNCDVIPIVAMGGAGKTTLAQHVYGDHVVSQAFQTKAWVCVSNDFNIIRVMKALLEDLTSQPCELKELQSVKARLEGVLTGKRFLIVLDDIWEHTFSQEKWLPLKSLFIVGGPGSKIIVTTRQLEVAKMMGTIQPYKLKLLSDEDCWKLFKTHAFNKRDVGVHINLESIHEKVVSSCDGLPLAARILGGLLCSKAPEDWGEILNSQIWNMHGDVREVLRLSYHYLPRKLKKCFSYCAVFPQDYEFTEEELVLLWMAEGLIEEGNKKVIEAGCMCFRELVSRSLFQTSSEKNFKFIMHDLVHELAQKVDGGIHFLLDDVSKIDENQGGIKRARHLSYISCGSDISKRFEGIRKAKHLRTFLPLRSNDGFLANSVLHQIPQFKRLRTLSLSGYYITELPDSIGNLKYLRYLDLSSTYIRCLPESTCSLYNLLILSLRDCYNLKTLPSKMENLISLCYLDITNANSLEEMPPGLGELKSLQVLSNFIVGKGGRCSGVNELMNLKDLRGTLHISKLENVGDANNSILNEKEHLEVLELRWDRNIDDFRSAETEKCVFNMLQPHKNLKELIIGRYGGDAFPTWLGDPSFSNMKILKLENCKRCTYLPSVGQLPSLKVLEIRGMDGVKSVGAEFSGTTNSKVFLSLQSLSFHDMPEWENWNVFEVNKQVEWFSRLCEFSIVKCPKLLGNLPNHFTSLKKLEVRRCEKLNVLNVYFPESCMLEIDGCEEIASRSSMDLTQATHLQIHGNVPKSMIPSKWKSTGYLILYNCSRLQRFPITLYSMTHLISFEIKGCSSLVSPLPSAVFSLPVLETINIQGCTNLEALIDEECYNLGGMLPDSITYLKVSYCGKLECVTKTTLPSSLTNLDIYQCKGLEFVAETFMESTKLESIVIRQCDNLQRLPDDMHTLGNLEKISIEYCPNLLCFPQGGLPKSNKLKELSICWCDKLAAPSLIGITSLTSLSIGGDDNNCRRLLEWEGLHTLPNLTSLYIYRSDMEEIPVNNLPISLKEFVIVGCPNLTSLSNLPHSLTQLEVYNCPKLMSLSNLPHSLTRLKIYQICLTSLLNLPISLTQLEIWRCLNIVSLPNLPIRLIELKIYFCENLKYMSSSSFNNFHNLTSLETLRIWRCPKLKSLPKEGLPPSLECLDIIGCPLLKERCKRDKGKDWRKIADIPEVENFNCDNKRQDYFLLDHSILRTQALKLKVMAKQQKATISSFKREHIDPARFTSSALKFKKKMGQKMLEVCFYD